CCTTTTTCAGGGTTCCGTCAATTCTGGCATTTGCCGGCCTCAGTCACGTCTACGATGGTAAAAAAGAGAATGTTCGTTACCCAGGTTCCTTCGATACGCAGGTTGATAAAATTGTCTTGATAGTGGATGAAAGTATCCGTGCGGACATTCTCGGCATCAATGCATACGAAAAAGAGACGACCCCCTTTCTGCAATCACTGCAAACCGGCATGGTAAATTTTGGGTTGGCCGCATCCTCTTCGAATTGCAGTGATTATTCAAACCTCATTATCAGGTCGGGTTTAAGAAAAGACGAAATCCCCGACATCGACCAAGTGAGCTTAAAGAAGCCATCGATCTGGCAATTTACCCGGAAAGCCGGGTATTACAATGTGTATATAGATGCCCAGAGTGCTGATGAATGGGATAACTACCAGAACTTCATGAACAAGCATGAGGCGTCTTACGTAGACGAAATCGTTCAGGTTCGCCAGGAAACCGCCTACGAAAGTGACGGCGTTGCTCGTGAAAAGTTAATCAATCTTCTCAGGCGACCAGACAAGACCTTTATTATGCTCAATAAATATGGAATTCATTTTCCATACTTCAGGAGCTATCCCGAAAAGTACAATATTTTCACCCCGACGCTTGAGTTGGGTGAGCCGATGAATGATAGAGAAAAATCTCTAAACTCTTTTATGAATGGAGTACGTTGGAGTGTTGATACCTGGTTTAAAGACCTGCTATCCGAAGGTGGCGACTTCAAGACTTATACCATCTTATATACAAGCGATCATGGCCAAAATATCTTCGATGACGGAACATTGGCGACGCACTGTAGGCCGAGAGCAAATCGCTTCGAAGGTATCGTACCTATGATTGTTTTTTCCAACGATGCGGCGATTTTGGAAAGTTTCAGGTCGGTTCTATTAACAAGTTACGACAAGACGAATCATTTTCAGATATTTCCGACTCTACTTGGCCTTTCCGGTTATCAAGGGCCTTGGGTTAGTCACCATTACGGAGCATCTCTGAGTCAGAGCCCCGGCACTTCACCAGAATTTTTTGTTGGAGATCTCCATGGTCGTGGCTCAGTCAACCAATGGGTCTCAATATTTCCCATTGAAAATGAACGTAAGTAAGTATCCGTCAGCCAAGTTTGC
The sequence above is drawn from the Deltaproteobacteria bacterium IMCC39524 genome and encodes:
- a CDS encoding sulfatase-like hydrolase/transferase; protein product: MRFDEVFLAKLRKGVALSSVAVLLFVEFSFFYDFFYPFRFLWSQGKRIELFLSLILFFWSLFGTFLIFFSGRSLLRKTTIPFLLFFFLFNIGSFKVSKAPLDFQTADLIVGYFQWWAGAVVENIGLAVLPLFIILIPVIIFVERLPDLLKLNIPEKFYFVPLSAVILTFIGLQYTHGHFDRYPSFFRVPSILAFAGLSHVYDGKKENVRYPGSFDTQVDKIVLIVDESIRADILGINAYEKETTPFLQSLQTGMVNFGLAASSSNCSDYSNLIIRSGLRKDEIPDIDQVSLKKPSIWQFTRKAGYYNVYIDAQSADEWDNYQNFMNKHEASYVDEIVQVRQETAYESDGVAREKLINLLRRPDKTFIMLNKYGIHFPYFRSYPEKYNIFTPTLELGEPMNDREKSLNSFMNGVRWSVDTWFKDLLSEGGDFKTYTILYTSDHGQNIFDDGTLATHCRPRANRFEGIVPMIVFSNDAAILESFRSVLLTSYDKTNHFQIFPTLLGLSGYQGPWVSHHYGASLSQSPGTSPEFFVGDLHGRGSVNQWVSIFPIENERK